Proteins co-encoded in one Medicago truncatula cultivar Jemalong A17 chromosome 8, MtrunA17r5.0-ANR, whole genome shotgun sequence genomic window:
- the LOC112417575 gene encoding CENP-B homolog protein 2-like: MEKVVYEWFLQHQERVNITGELILQKARDTMKLLYPHDDSDFNFSTGWLGKFKHRHGIKSFRRFGESESVDVQDMEQKLVSIREKIDQFPMKDVFNMDETGLFYRLQADHSLATKQLEGRKQDKERLTVVICCNEDGSEKIPLWIIGKYAKPRCFKNVNMNSLDCQYRANKKAWMTSVLFDEYVRSFDQMMHGRRVLLVVDNCPAHPRNIEGLRNVELFFLPPNMTSKIQPCDAGIIRAFKMHYRRRFYRKILEGYEVGQSDPGKINVLDAINLAIPAWTIDVRKETIANCFRHCKIHSASDVVGNLDEYTFDEETQDLQTMINQCGYRNKMDIDNLMNYPGENEACSEVQSLEDIVRTIIENNAEDDDEDDTVSLEPVTRKEALMASNTLHNFMIQYKNTTPQLLDAIRKFLLYIDPLF, from the exons ATGGAGAAGGTTGTTTATGAGTGGTTTCTACAGCATCAAGAACGTGTGAATATCACAGGAGAATTAATTTTGCAGAAGGCAAGAGATACAATGAAACTTCTGTACCCTCATGATGATTCAGATTTTAACTTCTCTACAGGATGGCTTGGGAAATTCAAGCACCGACATGGCATAAAGTCATTTCGTCGTTTTGGCGAGAGTGAGTCTGTTGATGTACAAGACATGGAGCAGAAATTGGTATCGATTCGAGAGAAAATTGATCAGTTCCCTATGAAAGATGTTTTCAATATGGATGAAACTGGGTTGTTTTATAGGCTACAAGCTGATCATTCACTGGCAACAAAACAACTTGAAGGaagaaaacaagataaagaaagGCTGACAGTAGTTATTTGTTGCAATGAAGATGGCTCTGAAAAAATCCCTCTATGGATTATTGGGAAATATGCAAAGCCTCGTTGCTTCAAGAATGTCAACATGAATAGCTTGGATTGTCAGTATCGAGCTAACAAAAAAGCATGGATGACTAGTGTGCTTTTTGATGAATATGTTCGTTCATTTGACCAAATGATGCATGGTAGAAGAGTTCTACTTGTGGTGGATAATTGTCCAGCACATCCAAGAAATATTGAAGGGCTAAGAAACGTTGAATTGTTCTTCTTGCCACCCAACATGACATCAAAGATTCAACCTTGCGATGCTGGGATAATAAGAGCTTTCAAGATGCATTACCGTAGAAGGTTTTACCGCAAAATATTGGAAGGTTATGAGGTGGGACAATCTGATCCAGGGAAGATAAATGTCCTTGATGCTATCAATTTGGCAATCCCAGCTTGGACGATAGATGTTCGAAAAGAAACAATAGCGAATTGCTTCCGACACTGTAAAATTCATTCAGCTAGTGACGTTGTAGGAAATTTGGATGAATACACTTTTGATGAAGAAACTCAAGACCTCCAGACTATGATCAATCAATGTGGCTATCGTAATAAGATGGATATCGACAATCTAATGAACTACCCAGGTGAAAATGAAGCATGTTCGGAGGTTCAGAGTTTAGAAGATATTGTGCGTACTATCATTGAGAACAATGCAGAGGATGACGACGAAGATGATACGGTGTCTTTGGAGCCTGTTACGCGAAAGGAAGCACTTATGGCGTCGAACACTCTTCACAACTTtatgatacaatacaaaaatacaacacctCAGCTATTGGATGCAATAAGAAAA tttctaCTGTATATAGACCctcttttctaa
- the LOC11412877 gene encoding mitochondrial-processing peptidase subunit alpha, giving the protein MYRNVSSRLRAYRARSCNRVPATTRFASSSSVSPKQSSSALGGLFGWLTGSSTPSAPPLDFPLPGVTLPAPLPDHVAPGKTIITTLPNGVKVASETSPSPAASIGLYVDCGSIYETPLTFGATHLLERMAFKTTVNRSHFRVVREVEAIGGNVQASASREQMGYTFDALKTYVPEMVELLVDIVRNPAFLDWEVNEQLLKVKAEIGEASKNPQDLLLEAIHSAGFAGALANPLLASESAVNRLNGTLLEEFVAENYTAPRIVLAASGVEHEELLSIAEPLLSDLPSVPRPEDPKSVYTGGDYRCQSETGRTHFALAFELPGGWHNLKDAMVLTVLQMLLGGGGSFSAGGPGKGMYSRLYLRVLNEYPQVHSISAFNNIYNNTGIFGIQVTTGSDFVSKAIDIAANEILTVATSGQVDQVQLDRAKQATKSAILMNLESRMVVSEDIGRQVLTYGERKPVEDFLKAVDEVTLKDIASISQKLISSPLTMASYGDVLYVPSYESVSSKFRSK; this is encoded by the exons ATGTACAGAAACGTTTCTTCACGCCTTAGAGCTTACAGG GCTCGTTCGTGCAATAGAGTACCTGCCACTACCCGATTTGCAAGTTCAAGTTCTGTTTCCCCGAAACAATCCTCATCTGCTTTAGGTGGTTTGTTTGGATGGCTCACCGGATCATCCACTCCTTCGGCGCCCCCTCTAGATTTCCCACTTCCCGGTGTTACTCTTCCCGCTCCATTGCCTGATCATGTCGCGCCCGGGAAAACCATAATTACTACGCTCCCAAATGGAGTTAAAGTCGCCTCTGAAACATCACCG TCTCCTGCTGCTTCAATAGGTCTATATGTCGACTGTGGTTCAATCTATGAGACCCCATTAACTTTTGGGGCTACACATTTGCTCGAACGGATGGCCTTCAAGACCACTGTAAACAGGAGTCATTTTCGTGTGGTTCGTGAGGTGGAGGCTATTGGTGGCAATGTGCAGGCCTCAGCATCTAGAGAGCAAATGGGTTACACATTTGATGCTTTGAAGACCTATGTTCCTGAAATGGTGGAATTGCTTGTTGATATTGTGAGGAACCCTGCATTTCTTGATTGGGAGGTCAATGAGCAG CTTCTGAAAGTGAAGGCTGAGATCGGTGAAGCTTCCAAAAACCCTCAAGACTTGCTATTGGAAGCAATTCATTCTGCTGGTTTTGCTGGTGCCTTGGCTAATCCTCTTTTAGCCTCAGAGTCAGCCGTAAATAGACTAAATGGCACACTTCTCGAAGAATTTGTTGCT GAAAATTATACTGCACCTCGAATAGTACTTGCAGCTTCTGGTGTTGAGCATGAGGAATTGTTATCCATTGCCGAACCTCTTTTGTCCGATTTACCCAGTGTTCCACGTCCTGAAGACCCAAAATCAGTATACACAGGCGGTGATTATCGTTGTCAAAGTGAAACAGGG AGGACCCATTTTGCTCTTGCATTTGAACTTCCTGGCGGCTGGCATAACTTGAAGGATGCTATGGTTTTGACTGTTCTTCAG ATGCTATTGGGAGGCGGTGGATCATTCTCAGCTGGTGGGCCTGGTAAAGGGATGTATTCGCGGCTGT ATCTTCGTGTTCTGAACGAGTATCCACAAGTTCATTCGATATCGGCATTCAACAATATTTACAACAATACCGGCATTTTTGGTATCCAAGTCACAACA GGTTCAGATTTTGTGTCAAAAGCCATTGATATTGCAGCTAATGAGATTCTCACAGTTGCTACTTCTGGACAAG TCGATCAGGTACAACTAGATCGTGCCAAACAAGCTACGAAATCTGccattttgatgaatttggaaTCCAGA ATGGTTGTTTCAGAAGATATAGGAAGACAAGTTTTGACATATGGTGAAAG GAAACCTGTGGAAGATTTTTTGAAAGCAGTGGACGAAGTAACTTTGAAGGACATCGCTTCAATTTCTCAAAAACTCATTTCGTCACCTCTCACAATGGCATCATATGGAGACg TTTTATACGTTCCAAGCTACGAATCAGTGAGCAGTAAGTTCCGTTCAAAGTGA